A region from the Verrucomicrobiia bacterium genome encodes:
- a CDS encoding Gfo/Idh/MocA family oxidoreductase, whose protein sequence is MKASQSPSVITTPMRRRSFLKGVLATGALSVVAPRALLAAPGEKVKLACCGIGNRGADVVKALHATGLAEVVALCDTDMGAPHTLGVLKMFPNVPRFQDFRQMFDKLGKDIEAVSVAVPDFAHFPIAMLAMSLGKHVYCEKPMAHTFQEVELMMQAEKKYKVAAQMGNQGHSEANYFQFKAWTEAGIIKNVTKITAFMNGARRWHGMHVDGYLPVQPVPASLDWDVWLNHAPFHPYNKGYVNGDWRSWYEFGNGALGDWGAHIFDTAHQFLDLGLPEEIDAVKLDGYSPLIFPQASTLAFKFPARSSMPPLELTWYDGVKNLPPLPADFGGAVVDPNIPPPTGGNVGLKSLPPGKVIYGEGLTFKGGTHGSTLQIIPESKAKEMASKLPPVPKSPSNHFKNFLLACKGEEKCRSSFAVAGPLSQVLVLGVLAQRMNTNLKFDRATKQITNNKTANAFLVGPPPRKGWEEFYKL, encoded by the coding sequence ATGAAAGCATCCCAGTCTCCTTCGGTCATCACCACGCCCATGCGGCGTCGTTCCTTTCTCAAAGGCGTGCTGGCCACCGGCGCGCTCTCGGTGGTGGCGCCCCGCGCCTTGCTGGCCGCCCCGGGTGAAAAGGTGAAACTCGCCTGCTGCGGCATCGGCAACCGCGGGGCCGACGTCGTCAAGGCGCTGCACGCCACGGGGCTCGCCGAAGTGGTGGCGCTGTGCGACACGGACATGGGCGCGCCGCACACGCTCGGGGTGCTCAAGATGTTCCCGAATGTGCCGCGCTTCCAGGATTTCCGGCAGATGTTCGACAAGCTGGGCAAGGACATCGAGGCGGTCAGTGTCGCCGTGCCGGACTTCGCGCACTTCCCGATCGCGATGCTCGCGATGTCGCTCGGCAAGCACGTGTATTGCGAGAAGCCGATGGCGCACACGTTCCAGGAGGTGGAACTGATGATGCAGGCCGAGAAGAAATACAAGGTGGCCGCGCAGATGGGCAACCAGGGCCATTCGGAGGCGAATTACTTCCAGTTCAAGGCGTGGACCGAGGCGGGCATCATCAAGAACGTCACGAAGATCACGGCGTTCATGAACGGCGCGCGCCGCTGGCACGGCATGCATGTGGACGGCTATCTTCCCGTCCAGCCCGTGCCAGCTTCGCTGGACTGGGACGTCTGGCTGAACCACGCGCCGTTTCATCCCTACAACAAGGGCTACGTCAACGGCGACTGGCGTTCGTGGTATGAATTCGGCAACGGTGCGCTCGGCGACTGGGGCGCGCACATCTTCGACACGGCGCACCAGTTCCTGGATCTCGGATTGCCGGAGGAAATCGACGCCGTGAAACTCGACGGCTACAGCCCGCTTATTTTCCCGCAGGCCTCCACGCTGGCGTTCAAGTTCCCGGCGCGCAGTTCGATGCCGCCGCTGGAACTGACCTGGTATGACGGCGTCAAGAATCTGCCGCCGCTGCCGGCCGACTTCGGCGGCGCCGTGGTCGATCCGAATATTCCGCCGCCCACGGGCGGGAACGTCGGGCTGAAGTCCCTGCCGCCGGGCAAGGTGATTTACGGCGAAGGCCTGACCTTCAAGGGCGGCACGCACGGTTCCACGCTGCAGATTATTCCGGAGTCCAAGGCGAAGGAAATGGCGTCCAAGTTGCCGCCCGTGCCGAAGAGCCCGTCGAACCACTTCAAGAACTTCCTGCTCGCCTGCAAAGGTGAGGAAAAATGCCGGTCGTCGTTCGCCGTGGCCGGCCCGTTGAGCCAGGTGCTCGTGCTCGGTGTGCTGGCGCAGCGGATGAATACGAACCTCAAGTTCGACCGCGCGACGAAGCAGATTACGAACAACAAGACCGCGAACGCATTCCTGGTCGGTCCGCCGCCGCGCAAGGGCTGGGAGGAGTTCTACAAGCTCTAA